The following are encoded together in the Gemmatimonadota bacterium genome:
- a CDS encoding DUF1697 domain-containing protein → MRYVALLRAINVGGHTVKMEQLRALFASMGFTDVETVIASGNVLFSTRAGKPELLEAKIEQQLQRALGYEVATFLRQREALESIVAFDPLPLMAAPADDYVLSVAFLKEPPVPEAERALIALRNEVDDFVVRGREVYWLRRTRRLDSQVAGPRFEKTLRLPATARNITTVRKLALKA, encoded by the coding sequence GTGCGCTACGTCGCCCTCCTGCGCGCCATCAACGTCGGCGGCCACACCGTCAAGATGGAGCAACTGCGCGCGCTCTTCGCCTCCATGGGCTTCACCGACGTGGAGACGGTCATCGCCAGCGGCAACGTGCTCTTCTCAACGCGCGCCGGAAAACCGGAGTTACTGGAGGCGAAGATCGAACAGCAGCTGCAACGCGCCTTGGGCTACGAGGTCGCGACCTTCCTGCGTCAGCGCGAGGCGCTCGAGTCCATCGTCGCCTTCGATCCCCTTCCACTGATGGCCGCGCCGGCCGACGACTACGTGCTCTCGGTGGCCTTCCTCAAGGAGCCGCCAGTGCCTGAGGCCGAGCGCGCGCTCATCGCGCTGCGCAACGAGGTCGATGACTTCGTGGTTCGCGGGCGCGAAGTGTACTGGCTACGCCGCACGCGCCGCCTGGACTCGCAGGTGGCCGGCCCGCGATTCGAAAAGACGTTGCGCCTGCCAGCGACCGCCCGCAACATCACCACCGTACGTAAGCTGGCGCTCAAGGCCTGA
- a CDS encoding efflux RND transporter permease subunit, producing the protein MFLSDVSIKRPVFATMMMVALMVFGIVALQRLAVDEYPDITYPIVIASTSYPGASPEVMERDVSRPIEEALNTVSGIREITSTSSEGNSSVRLMLQLGMNPVEAQQEVIAKIARIRRQLPPDIDDPVIMRFDPNDRPIMSVSMRSDERPIRELTDLAEQTIKPRFESVPGVGGVNVNGGSTRQIRVQLNAEALVAYGISPAQVSQALARENQETPAGRVFRGETERLVRVTGKIRDPMAFRDVVVTVRNGTPIRIRDVANVVDGFADRRSASFINDGETLVPSVSLEVLKITGSNTVAVSDGVKLVVEELQKSLPADIQLTLIRDDSIKIRESLADVELSIILGAVLTIAIIYLFLNSWRSTVITGLTLPVSIISAFFVMWVFNFTLNTMTLLALSLAIGLLIDDAIVVRENIVRHLEMGKDHYRAAKEGTDEIGLAVLSTTLAVVAVFVPVAFMGGQIGMIFFQFGVTVAFAVLVSLFVSFTLDPMLSSIWPDPEVEHGGHSETRQKTRNPLRKVAFAFDDWFERMSEKYRNGLSWALDHRATMVGLAVASIAGAFMLFPILGFTWLPDYDAGEFNVSYRVPPGSRIEYTVKKGSEVVAFLRQQPEVAFLTLQAGGGGGMSRGSNGGQIFVRLKPKHERTKTMFQIQNELRVKLAQVPGVRPQITGSSSIFGGFRQPIQIYVQGPEPTRLKLAAEQVLQTVRAVPGVAEPSSSDEGEIPQLDVRVDRQQAWAAGLAMQTIGGTLQPLFQGQRATRWEDPDGYSHDVMVVYPDSSRVSAEDVARIPVLSNNIDTRTGMPVTIPLSQVAEIRPGVGPQQIERGYLERRVSISAGVLPGFSMGNVADDAKKALETIGLPTGYRTIFGGDVQNLTETKGFVLEALLLAVVFIYLIIASIFGSFIQPLSIMLALPLSFLGVALGLLVTKGSLNVMSMIGIIMLMGLVTKNGILLIDFVNKEREAGKDRRTAILNSARIRVRPIIMTTAAMIFGMLPLALAIGEGAEQRAPMAHAVIGGLITSTLLTLFIVPVVYTLLDDLSAKVLGRKEMKVPLPLGAEAGAAGD; encoded by the coding sequence ATGTTCCTCTCCGACGTCTCCATCAAGCGCCCCGTCTTCGCCACCATGATGATGGTGGCGTTGATGGTCTTCGGCATCGTCGCGTTGCAGCGCCTCGCGGTCGACGAGTATCCCGACATCACGTATCCCATCGTCATCGCCAGCACCTCGTATCCCGGGGCGAGCCCCGAGGTCATGGAGCGCGACGTGTCGCGCCCCATCGAGGAGGCGCTCAACACCGTCAGCGGCATCCGCGAGATCACCTCGACGTCGTCGGAGGGAAACTCCAGCGTGCGCCTCATGCTGCAGCTCGGCATGAACCCCGTCGAGGCGCAGCAGGAAGTCATCGCCAAGATCGCCCGCATCCGCCGGCAGCTCCCGCCTGACATCGATGACCCGGTCATCATGCGCTTCGACCCGAACGATCGCCCGATCATGTCGGTGTCGATGCGCTCGGACGAACGCCCGATCCGCGAGCTCACCGACCTGGCCGAGCAGACGATCAAGCCGCGCTTCGAGAGTGTTCCGGGCGTGGGCGGCGTGAACGTCAACGGCGGCTCCACGCGCCAGATCCGCGTACAGCTCAACGCCGAGGCGCTGGTGGCCTATGGCATCTCGCCGGCGCAGGTGTCGCAGGCGCTGGCGCGCGAGAACCAGGAGACGCCGGCCGGACGCGTCTTCCGTGGTGAAACCGAGCGTCTCGTGCGCGTCACCGGGAAGATCCGCGACCCCATGGCGTTCCGGGACGTGGTCGTCACCGTCCGCAACGGAACGCCAATTCGCATCCGTGACGTGGCGAACGTGGTGGATGGTTTCGCCGATCGCCGCTCGGCCTCGTTCATCAACGACGGGGAAACGCTCGTCCCGTCGGTCTCCCTCGAAGTCCTCAAGATCACCGGCTCCAACACCGTCGCCGTGTCGGACGGGGTGAAGCTGGTCGTCGAGGAGCTGCAGAAGTCGCTCCCCGCCGACATCCAGCTCACGCTCATCCGCGACGACTCGATCAAGATCCGCGAGTCGCTGGCCGACGTGGAGCTGTCGATCATCCTGGGCGCGGTGCTCACCATCGCGATCATCTACCTCTTCCTCAACTCCTGGCGCTCGACCGTCATCACCGGGCTCACCCTCCCGGTCTCGATCATCTCGGCGTTCTTCGTGATGTGGGTCTTCAACTTCACGCTGAACACGATGACGCTGCTGGCGTTGTCGCTGGCGATCGGGCTGCTCATCGACGATGCGATCGTGGTGCGCGAGAACATCGTGCGCCACCTGGAGATGGGGAAAGACCACTATCGGGCCGCCAAGGAAGGGACCGACGAGATCGGGCTGGCGGTGCTCTCCACCACGCTGGCGGTCGTCGCGGTCTTCGTCCCCGTCGCCTTCATGGGCGGGCAGATCGGGATGATCTTCTTCCAGTTTGGTGTCACCGTCGCCTTCGCGGTGCTGGTGTCGCTCTTCGTGTCGTTCACTCTCGACCCGATGCTGTCGAGCATCTGGCCCGACCCCGAGGTCGAGCACGGCGGGCACAGCGAGACCCGCCAGAAGACGCGGAACCCGCTGCGAAAGGTGGCCTTCGCCTTCGACGACTGGTTCGAGCGGATGTCGGAGAAGTACCGCAACGGGCTGTCGTGGGCGCTCGATCATCGCGCGACGATGGTGGGGCTGGCCGTGGCGTCGATTGCCGGCGCCTTCATGCTCTTCCCGATCCTCGGCTTCACCTGGCTGCCTGACTACGACGCCGGCGAGTTCAACGTGTCGTACCGCGTCCCGCCGGGCTCGCGCATCGAGTACACGGTGAAGAAGGGGAGCGAAGTCGTGGCCTTCCTGCGCCAGCAGCCCGAGGTTGCCTTCCTCACGCTGCAGGCGGGCGGTGGCGGCGGCATGTCGCGCGGCTCCAACGGCGGGCAGATCTTCGTGCGACTCAAGCCCAAGCACGAGCGCACCAAGACGATGTTCCAGATCCAGAACGAGCTGCGCGTGAAGCTGGCGCAGGTCCCCGGCGTGCGCCCGCAGATCACTGGCTCATCGTCGATCTTCGGCGGCTTCCGCCAGCCGATCCAGATCTACGTGCAGGGGCCGGAGCCTACACGCCTGAAGCTGGCGGCCGAGCAGGTACTGCAGACGGTGCGTGCCGTGCCGGGGGTGGCCGAGCCGTCGTCGTCGGATGAAGGCGAGATCCCGCAGCTCGACGTGCGCGTCGATCGCCAGCAGGCGTGGGCCGCCGGCCTGGCGATGCAGACGATCGGTGGCACGTTGCAGCCGCTCTTCCAGGGGCAGCGCGCCACCCGCTGGGAGGATCCGGATGGCTATTCGCACGACGTGATGGTGGTCTACCCCGACTCCTCGCGTGTCTCCGCCGAGGACGTCGCGCGCATCCCGGTGCTCAGCAACAACATCGATACGCGGACCGGGATGCCGGTCACGATCCCCCTGTCGCAGGTCGCCGAGATCCGCCCGGGCGTTGGTCCGCAGCAGATCGAGCGCGGCTACCTCGAGCGGCGCGTCTCCATCTCGGCCGGCGTGCTCCCCGGGTTCAGCATGGGGAACGTCGCGGATGATGCCAAGAAGGCGCTCGAGACCATCGGGCTCCCGACCGGCTACCGCACGATCTTTGGCGGCGACGTGCAGAACCTCACCGAGACCAAGGGCTTCGTGCTCGAGGCGTTGCTCCTCGCGGTCGTCTTCATCTATCTCATCATCGCCTCGATCTTCGGCTCGTTCATCCAGCCGCTGTCGATCATGCTCGCGCTCCCGCTCTCGTTCCTGGGCGTCGCGCTCGGCCTCCTGGTCACCAAGGGGTCGCTCAACGTGATGTCGATGATCGGCATCATCATGCTCATGGGGCTGGTGACCAAGAACGGGATCCTGCTGATCGACTTCGTGAACAAGGAACGCGAGGCCGGGAAGGACCGCCGCACGGCGATCCTCAACTCGGCGCGCATCCGCGTGCGCCCGATCATCATGACCACGGCGGCGATGATCTTCGGCATGCTCCCGCTGGCGCTGGCCATCGGCGAGGGGGCCGAGCAGCGCGCCCCGATGGCGCATGCGGTCATCGGCGGGTTGATCACGTCGACGCTCCTCACGCTCTTCATCGTGCCGGTGGTGTACACGCTGCTGGACGATCTGTCGGCGAAGGTCCTGGGGCGCAAGGAGATGAAGGTTCCGCTGCCGTTAGGTGCGGAGGCCGGGGCGGCGGGCGACTGA
- a CDS encoding Na+/H+ antiporter, with the protein MQPFQPVIFAIAVAALVIALTALARRLPVPTPILQVIAGLAIGFVPGIRIPELEPDLVFFVFLPPILWAAAFFTSLREFKSNLRPIGLLAVGLVLATTGAVAVAIHALLPGIPWAVAVALGAIVSPPDAVAAAAIVSRLPVPRRVVVILEGESLINDASALVLYRTAVAAAVTGAFSMGESVVRFFIDAGVGAVIGLAVGWLIIRAARWTQDALAETLLTLAGPYVAWVAAESLHVSAVLACVAGGLYVRQHLSTTVSPMSRVQARAVWDLVVFLFNALIFLILGAQVVPLLEAVSHATLGMLLMTGVVVSLVAIVVRMAWVPVATYLPRYVSAEMRRRDPSPHWKPVFLIAWTAMRGIVSLASALALPRVLADGSPFPFRAEIIIITMCVIVVTLVLQGLSLAPIIRSFDFAPEQGHHEEERLARREALRRGAEALDDMSREPWADARDVEWLRHELRDRVHLHEQHEGGPTSRHRLRRGMIHAERRVLVRLRNEGAISDEVPRELEQELDFEAIRVGAGEQR; encoded by the coding sequence ATGCAGCCGTTCCAGCCCGTCATCTTCGCGATCGCCGTCGCCGCGCTCGTCATCGCGCTCACCGCGTTGGCCAGGCGGCTCCCCGTCCCGACGCCGATCCTGCAGGTCATCGCTGGACTCGCGATCGGCTTCGTCCCCGGGATCAGGATCCCGGAGCTGGAGCCCGACCTCGTCTTCTTCGTCTTCCTCCCGCCCATCCTCTGGGCCGCGGCGTTCTTCACGTCGCTGCGCGAGTTCAAGTCGAACCTACGCCCCATCGGGCTGCTCGCCGTGGGGTTGGTCCTCGCGACAACGGGGGCGGTTGCCGTGGCGATCCACGCGCTCCTGCCGGGGATCCCCTGGGCCGTGGCGGTCGCGTTGGGAGCGATCGTCTCTCCGCCGGATGCGGTGGCCGCAGCCGCCATCGTCTCGCGACTGCCGGTACCGCGTCGCGTGGTGGTGATCCTGGAGGGTGAAAGCCTCATCAACGATGCGTCTGCGCTGGTGCTGTATCGCACCGCGGTTGCGGCAGCGGTGACGGGGGCGTTCAGCATGGGCGAGTCGGTGGTACGCTTCTTCATCGATGCCGGGGTGGGTGCCGTCATCGGGCTCGCAGTCGGCTGGCTCATCATTCGCGCAGCCCGGTGGACGCAGGATGCGCTGGCCGAGACGCTGCTGACGCTCGCCGGCCCGTACGTGGCCTGGGTCGCGGCCGAGTCGCTGCACGTGTCGGCGGTCCTCGCCTGCGTGGCGGGGGGGCTCTACGTGCGCCAGCACCTGTCGACCACCGTCTCGCCGATGTCGCGCGTGCAGGCACGCGCCGTCTGGGACCTGGTGGTCTTCCTCTTCAACGCCCTCATCTTCCTCATCCTCGGCGCACAGGTGGTGCCGCTGCTGGAGGCGGTGTCGCACGCCACGTTAGGCATGCTGCTGATGACCGGGGTGGTCGTGAGCCTTGTCGCCATCGTCGTCCGCATGGCGTGGGTGCCGGTGGCCACGTACCTGCCACGCTACGTCAGCGCCGAGATGCGGCGGCGCGATCCGTCCCCGCACTGGAAGCCCGTCTTCCTGATCGCCTGGACGGCGATGCGCGGGATCGTGTCGCTGGCATCGGCGCTTGCCCTCCCGCGCGTGCTCGCCGACGGATCGCCGTTCCCCTTCCGCGCCGAGATCATCATCATCACGATGTGCGTCATCGTGGTCACGCTGGTGCTGCAGGGGTTGTCGCTGGCGCCGATCATTCGGTCGTTCGACTTCGCCCCCGAGCAGGGGCACCACGAAGAGGAACGACTGGCGCGTCGCGAGGCGCTGCGGCGCGGGGCCGAGGCGTTGGATGACATGTCGCGGGAGCCCTGGGCCGACGCGCGCGACGTCGAGTGGCTGCGCCACGAGCTCCGGGACCGGGTGCACCTGCACGAGCAGCATGAAGGCGGCCCCACGTCGCGGCACCGCCTGCGCCGGGGGATGATTCACGCCGAGCGCCGCGTCCTGGTGCGCCTGCGCAACGAGGGGGCGATCTCGGATGAAGTGCCGCGCGAGCTCGAACAGGAACTCGACTTCGAGGCCATTCGCGTAGGGGCGGGCGAGCAGCGCTGA
- a CDS encoding DUF885 family protein translates to MRHSSPLLRALTALVLVSTVASSQAAPAGQPQRLRSHDDLVRFFTEWRQFQRPKLVDGVPDYTAPAMTAQYRALTSMKRRLAAFDTTGWSVAQQVDYQVVRAEMNGLDFDHRVLKPWANNPAYYVTVFSDQSDQPAREGPFAYGSIELWSYAYPLSAGDAATIEAGMRAIPPLLAQARTNLVGDQRDIWHYGIGAIRDQSGELARFAERLTSEPASLRASVAAARAATDSLVTWLEARASRKTGASGIGIANYDWYLKHVMLVPYSWADEVLLMQRELARSHSFLALEELRNARLPKQDPIATAGDFDRRFGASIAEYLDYLREHDLYTVKPWMDQALRERLGRFSSGPLEFFHQVDYRDPVVMRTHGYHWFDLGFMKHEPHANPIRRGPLLYNIFISRTEGHATGWEEQMLQAGMFDARPRSRELIYILLAQRAARALGDLRMHANQATLEQAAEFTVANVPRGWLSIKGNLVRFEQHLYLQQPGYGTSYVIGKLMLDRLLMRRRQQLGESFSMRQYMAAFDAVGLVPASLVEWEMTGELRDDVRKMLRP, encoded by the coding sequence ATGCGTCACTCGTCACCCCTCCTGCGCGCGCTCACGGCGCTCGTCCTCGTCTCCACCGTCGCGTCGTCGCAGGCGGCACCGGCCGGCCAGCCGCAACGCCTGCGCTCGCACGACGACCTGGTGCGCTTCTTCACCGAGTGGCGACAGTTCCAGCGCCCGAAGCTCGTCGACGGCGTCCCCGACTACACCGCCCCGGCGATGACGGCGCAGTATCGCGCGCTCACCTCCATGAAGCGCCGCCTCGCCGCCTTCGACACGACGGGGTGGAGCGTGGCGCAGCAGGTGGACTACCAAGTCGTGCGAGCCGAGATGAATGGGCTCGACTTCGATCATCGCGTGCTCAAGCCGTGGGCCAACAATCCGGCGTACTACGTCACCGTCTTCAGCGACCAGAGCGACCAGCCGGCGCGCGAGGGTCCCTTCGCCTACGGCTCGATCGAGCTGTGGAGCTACGCCTATCCGCTCTCGGCGGGCGATGCCGCCACGATCGAGGCGGGGATGCGAGCCATCCCGCCGCTCCTCGCGCAGGCGCGTACGAATCTCGTAGGCGACCAGCGCGACATCTGGCACTACGGCATCGGCGCCATTCGCGACCAGTCGGGTGAACTCGCCCGTTTTGCCGAACGCCTGACGAGTGAGCCGGCGTCGCTGCGCGCCAGCGTGGCGGCGGCGCGCGCCGCCACCGACTCGCTGGTCACCTGGCTCGAGGCGCGCGCCTCGCGCAAGACCGGCGCGTCGGGGATCGGCATCGCCAACTACGACTGGTACCTCAAGCACGTCATGCTCGTCCCCTATAGCTGGGCCGACGAGGTACTGCTGATGCAGCGTGAGCTGGCGCGTTCGCACTCCTTCCTCGCGCTCGAGGAGCTGCGCAACGCCAGGCTTCCGAAGCAGGACCCGATCGCAACGGCCGGCGACTTCGACCGACGCTTCGGCGCGTCGATCGCCGAGTACCTGGACTACCTGCGCGAGCACGACCTCTACACGGTGAAGCCATGGATGGACCAGGCGCTGCGCGAGCGGCTGGGACGCTTCTCGTCGGGGCCCCTCGAGTTCTTCCACCAGGTGGACTATCGCGACCCCGTGGTCATGCGCACGCACGGTTACCACTGGTTCGACCTCGGCTTCATGAAGCACGAACCGCACGCCAACCCCATCCGGCGTGGCCCGCTGCTCTACAACATCTTCATCTCGCGCACCGAGGGCCACGCCACGGGGTGGGAGGAGCAGATGCTGCAGGCGGGGATGTTCGATGCGCGCCCGCGCTCGCGTGAGCTGATCTACATCCTCCTGGCGCAGCGCGCCGCTCGCGCGTTAGGCGACCTGCGCATGCACGCCAACCAGGCCACGCTCGAGCAAGCGGCCGAGTTCACGGTGGCCAACGTTCCGCGCGGCTGGCTGTCGATCAAGGGGAACCTGGTGCGCTTCGAGCAGCACCTGTACCTGCAGCAACCGGGGTACGGCACCAGCTACGTCATCGGCAAGCTGATGCTCGACCGCCTCCTGATGCGGCGGCGGCAGCAGCTGGGTGAGTCCTTCTCGATGCGGCAGTACATGGCCGCCTTCGATGCGGTGGGGCTCGTCCCCGCCTCGCTCGTCGAGTGGGAGATGACCGGTGAGCTGCGAGACGACGTGCGAAAGATGCTGCGCCCGTGA
- a CDS encoding SDR family NAD(P)-dependent oxidoreductase: MARTTGTTTPKGTTRGSTSKPSAARTRTRPLAGRVAIVAGATRGAGRGIAVALGEAGATVYCSGRSTRAKASPLGRPETIDETAELVSAAGGVGIAVRTDHTDRADVEALMARVQREHGGLDLLVNDVWGGDSAGEWLWQPLAETDLEGGWGLMRQAVFSHLLTAQLAIPLLRGRTRPLIIEVTDGDTLSYRGALFYDLIKTTVMRLAFTMSVELRPDRIAAIAITPGFLRSEAMLELFGVTEATWREGVKKDPHFIASESPALVGRAVAALAADRKILEKSGQTFSSWEVAREFGLVDTDGRRPDWLAHFQRKLPARHPGRAWMQAGLDWQDSIRKRTKSFLKRV; this comes from the coding sequence ATGGCGAGAACGACGGGCACGACCACCCCGAAGGGGACCACCAGAGGATCGACCTCGAAGCCGTCGGCGGCACGCACGCGTACGCGACCGCTCGCGGGGCGCGTGGCGATCGTCGCCGGGGCGACGCGGGGCGCCGGGCGCGGGATCGCCGTTGCGTTAGGCGAGGCGGGGGCCACGGTGTATTGCAGCGGACGCAGCACCCGCGCGAAAGCGTCCCCACTCGGGCGGCCGGAGACGATCGACGAGACGGCGGAACTGGTATCGGCCGCAGGCGGCGTGGGGATCGCCGTGCGCACCGACCATACCGATCGTGCCGACGTCGAAGCGCTGATGGCGCGCGTGCAGCGCGAGCACGGCGGCCTCGACCTCCTGGTCAACGACGTGTGGGGGGGCGATAGCGCGGGCGAGTGGCTCTGGCAGCCGCTCGCCGAGACCGATCTCGAAGGGGGGTGGGGGCTCATGCGGCAGGCGGTCTTCTCGCACCTGCTCACCGCCCAACTCGCGATCCCCCTCCTGCGCGGACGCACCCGTCCCCTCATCATCGAAGTCACCGACGGCGACACGTTGAGCTACCGCGGCGCGCTCTTCTACGACCTCATCAAGACGACGGTCATGCGCCTGGCCTTCACGATGAGCGTCGAACTGCGCCCCGATCGCATCGCGGCGATCGCCATCACCCCCGGCTTCCTGCGCTCCGAGGCCATGCTCGAGCTCTTTGGCGTGACGGAGGCGACGTGGCGCGAGGGGGTGAAGAAGGACCCGCACTTCATCGCCTCCGAATCGCCGGCGCTCGTGGGACGGGCGGTGGCCGCGCTCGCCGCCGACCGGAAGATCCTGGAGAAGAGCGGCCAGACCTTCAGCTCGTGGGAAGTGGCCCGCGAATTCGGACTGGTCGACACCGATGGCCGCCGCCCCGACTGGCTCGCACATTTCCAGCGCAAGCTCCCCGCCCGGCACCCCGGGCGCGCGTGGATGCAGGCCGGTCTCGACTGGCAGGACTCCATCAGGAAGCGCACGAAGTCCTTCCTCAAGCGCGTGTAG
- a CDS encoding efflux RND transporter periplasmic adaptor subunit — protein sequence MRYSSLAGALGAFALCTLGACSKDGQAGAPGGESKGGAGGGAAATGKGGPGGRGPSAMVLGPSDVTEVKTVTIESSISISGDLKPIEEIAVRSRVEGDVLQVLVREGDRVTQGQLMARFENAVQEGDRASATADRESARADVTNAQWNADQSEELFKAGAIPERDLRASQQTLAASKARLAAAEARLKASMQNAQDTRILAPTTGVVATRTVEAGEHVTRGATIFNVVRFDVLELEASVPARQATELKVGQPVRFAAAGRQLQGKVARIAPTINAANRSITVYIQVPNRDGALKGNSFATGRIIGQAVPNAMAIPIAAVRQAARDNNPFVYRIEQGKVAHVDVQLGIVDETINMAQVLGGLAVGDQIIVGNVGALGRGMQVRVVSANEGRPGAAGGGAPGGGPAGGKPAGAGAQVQAQLEQPVHGTGRATAGVPLPAVTRPSHVRPGSPSCSSPTSPSSAPSSPP from the coding sequence GTGCGATATTCCTCTCTTGCGGGCGCGTTAGGCGCGTTCGCCCTGTGTACCCTCGGCGCCTGCAGCAAGGATGGACAGGCCGGAGCCCCCGGCGGCGAGTCCAAGGGCGGGGCCGGTGGTGGCGCGGCCGCCACGGGCAAGGGGGGCCCCGGCGGACGCGGTCCCTCGGCGATGGTCCTCGGCCCCAGCGATGTCACTGAGGTCAAGACGGTGACCATCGAGTCCAGCATCTCCATCAGCGGCGACCTCAAGCCCATCGAGGAGATCGCCGTGCGGTCGCGCGTGGAAGGTGACGTGCTGCAGGTGCTGGTGCGTGAAGGTGATCGCGTGACGCAGGGGCAGCTGATGGCGCGCTTCGAGAACGCGGTGCAGGAAGGAGACCGTGCCTCGGCGACGGCCGATCGCGAATCGGCGCGCGCCGACGTGACCAATGCGCAGTGGAACGCCGACCAGTCGGAGGAACTGTTCAAGGCGGGGGCCATCCCCGAGCGTGACCTGCGCGCATCGCAGCAGACGCTGGCGGCCTCGAAGGCGCGCCTTGCAGCTGCCGAGGCGCGGCTCAAGGCGTCGATGCAGAATGCGCAGGACACGCGCATCCTGGCCCCGACCACCGGTGTGGTGGCGACGCGCACCGTGGAGGCCGGCGAGCACGTGACGCGCGGCGCCACGATCTTCAACGTGGTGCGCTTCGACGTGCTCGAGCTCGAGGCGTCGGTGCCGGCGCGGCAGGCGACCGAGCTCAAGGTCGGGCAGCCGGTGCGGTTCGCCGCTGCCGGTCGGCAGCTGCAAGGCAAGGTGGCGCGCATCGCGCCGACGATCAACGCCGCCAACCGCTCCATCACCGTCTACATCCAGGTCCCCAACCGCGACGGAGCCCTCAAGGGGAACTCGTTCGCCACGGGGCGCATCATCGGCCAGGCCGTGCCGAACGCGATGGCGATCCCGATCGCGGCCGTGCGGCAGGCCGCGCGCGACAACAACCCGTTCGTCTATCGCATCGAACAGGGGAAGGTGGCGCACGTCGACGTGCAGCTGGGGATCGTCGACGAGACGATCAACATGGCGCAGGTCCTGGGCGGCCTCGCAGTCGGCGACCAGATCATCGTCGGCAATGTCGGCGCCCTGGGGCGCGGGATGCAGGTGCGCGTGGTCTCGGCCAACGAAGGACGGCCGGGAGCGGCTGGTGGCGGTGCGCCGGGCGGCGGTCCCGCGGGTGGCAAGCCGGCGGGAGCCGGAGCGCAGGTGCAGGCGCAGCTGGAGCAGCCGGTGCACGGAACGGGGCGGGCGACAGCGGGCGTACCGCTGCCCGCGGTGACACGACCAAGCCACGTTAGGCCCGGGAGCCCCTCATGTTCCTCTCCGACGTCTCCATCAAGCGCCCCGTCTTCGCCACCATGA
- a CDS encoding transporter, with protein MTDNRSLPAPNAPEPVVAEREDLGFGRVVAQQARGRFLGRDGMPNSRKYGLGPQRLEHAYLRALSASWTAFLMWALAALLLVNGVFALAYGALGSDTIRGQELLAMDDPFLRAFSFSVGIFTTTGTAPMYAAGTTAQWLVVFESLVGPFIMVGIAGLLIARLTRPRMRLRFSESAVIAPYRGGRGLMFRVVNLQPSELTDVQVRVSLALFEEVDGRRERRFHQLELERKSVEFFTLHWTVVHPITAASPLRGMTPDLLHKAEAEILILVNAHEETFSTRVTTRASYLWDEVRWDVRFADIFASAADGIIAIDVERLDRTDRLEEGATSTPAPRELIAPSA; from the coding sequence GTGACCGACAACCGCTCGCTCCCCGCCCCGAACGCACCCGAACCGGTGGTCGCTGAGCGCGAGGACCTTGGCTTCGGCCGAGTCGTGGCCCAGCAGGCGCGTGGCCGCTTCCTCGGCCGCGATGGCATGCCCAACAGCCGTAAGTACGGGCTGGGGCCGCAGCGCCTCGAGCACGCCTACCTGCGGGCGCTCTCCGCCTCGTGGACTGCATTTCTCATGTGGGCGCTGGCGGCGCTCCTGCTGGTGAATGGCGTCTTTGCCCTCGCGTACGGCGCGCTCGGGAGCGACACGATCCGCGGGCAGGAGCTGCTCGCCATGGACGATCCCTTCCTGCGCGCCTTCTCCTTCAGTGTGGGCATCTTCACCACCACCGGGACTGCCCCGATGTACGCGGCGGGGACCACGGCGCAGTGGCTCGTCGTCTTCGAGTCGCTCGTCGGGCCCTTCATCATGGTCGGCATCGCCGGGCTCCTCATCGCCCGCCTTACCCGGCCTCGGATGCGGCTGCGCTTCAGCGAATCGGCGGTCATCGCGCCGTATCGCGGCGGACGCGGGCTCATGTTTCGCGTCGTCAACCTGCAGCCTAGCGAGTTGACCGACGTGCAGGTGCGCGTGAGCCTCGCCCTCTTCGAAGAAGTGGACGGGCGGCGCGAGCGGCGATTCCACCAGCTCGAGCTGGAGCGGAAGTCGGTGGAGTTCTTCACGCTGCACTGGACCGTGGTGCACCCCATCACCGCCGCGAGCCCGTTGCGGGGGATGACGCCCGACCTCCTGCACAAGGCGGAGGCGGAGATCCTCATCCTCGTGAATGCACACGAGGAGACCTTCTCCACGCGGGTGACGACGCGCGCGTCGTACCTGTGGGACGAGGTGCGGTGGGACGTGAGGTTCGCCGACATCTTCGCCAGTGCAGCTGACGGCATCATCGCCATCGATGTCGAGCGGCTCGACCGCACCGATCGCCTGGAGGAAGGGGCCACCAGCACGCCGGCACCTCGGGAGCTCATCGCGCCGTCGGCGTGA
- a CDS encoding antibiotic biosynthesis monooxygenase: MITLVAQFTMKPGKVALALRRVDAVRAQADQEQPGTLLYLVHRVLDAKGRPTRTLLFYESYRDAAALQAHLDSASWKALEAGWSQCFEGTRAKGVKVTKLDRIGGFVHLQAP, from the coding sequence ATGATCACCCTCGTCGCCCAGTTCACGATGAAGCCCGGCAAGGTGGCCCTCGCGCTCCGCCGTGTGGACGCGGTCCGCGCGCAGGCCGACCAGGAGCAACCTGGGACGCTCCTCTATCTCGTCCATCGCGTCCTCGACGCCAAGGGACGCCCAACGCGCACGCTGCTCTTCTACGAGTCGTATCGTGATGCCGCGGCGCTGCAGGCCCACCTCGACAGCGCGTCGTGGAAGGCGCTGGAAGCGGGTTGGTCGCAGTGCTTCGAGGGGACGCGGGCCAAGGGAGTGAAGGTCACCAAGCTCGATCGCATCGGCGGCTTCGTGCACCTGCAAGCTCCATGA